ATTTCAAGATCGAAATCGCTCTTGGCAACGATCTGTGTCACACCGAAATGGCAAAGTCCGATGGGGATGACGTTGCACGCGCGATCGATGATGGCGTATTGCCCCTTGACAGAATACGCTACCCGTGAAACAAACATCTCCATTGAGGTCTATTTTTTAGCTTAAGAGAGAAAAATAGCTAACCTTCTCAGTTTTTTCACAATTACTTGTTAATTTAAATACATTGCTTACAAAGCATCCCCAAGTTCGCATGTCGCTTGGGGATTTTCGTAATCCTCAATCTAAATACACCACGGGCGGACGGCATTCCCACAAATTTACAATTCTGCCCTTAAAGTAAACTCATAATCTCCTCCCGGTTCGAGTCGATAATCCCAACGTTCTAAAAAACGGCTCAAGGGTTCCGCGATCAAAGCCCGTCCCAAAGAAGGCTGAACCGATAGCCGTCCGCATTGAAACCACCACTGAAAGTGCCACTCATAAGCCGCTGCCCGAACCTCTCCTTCGAGTTTGCCTTGCTGCCAAGACTGTCGAGTAATGCGGACATAAGCCGTTGTTTCTGGCAAACCCATAACCTTCACAATATCCCGATCGCCTTACTGATTCCAAAAAACAAAATAGCAAATCTTACGGTTGCTGCCGTACCACGAAGTTTAAAAATGCCACTAGGATCGAAAGAAGAGAACCCTATTGCAAACC
Above is a window of Lusitaniella coriacea LEGE 07157 DNA encoding:
- a CDS encoding DUF3146 family protein, with translation MGLPETTAYVRITRQSWQQGKLEGEVRAAAYEWHFQWWFQCGRLSVQPSLGRALIAEPLSRFLERWDYRLEPGGDYEFTLRAEL